From the Marinilabiliales bacterium genome, one window contains:
- a CDS encoding macro domain-containing protein → MEKTVSGVTIELVRGDIASQPDIGAVVNAANAQLRIGGGVAGAIHRAAGPGLEKECLPFAPIRPGEAVITGAHKLPNDYVIHCLGPVYGRDKPESGLLSDCYRNALGLAEKNRIESVAFPAISAGAFGYPLNDAAEVALNTIFEVSSGLKHVKKIRFVLFAESDLEAFGNVISSLNI, encoded by the coding sequence ATGGAAAAGACAGTGTCTGGTGTAACCATTGAGCTCGTAAGAGGTGATATTGCATCGCAGCCTGATATAGGAGCTGTTGTTAATGCTGCGAATGCACAGTTACGCATAGGCGGCGGTGTTGCGGGTGCCATTCACAGGGCGGCCGGACCCGGACTTGAGAAGGAATGTCTTCCTTTCGCACCGATAAGGCCCGGTGAAGCAGTGATTACCGGTGCGCATAAACTGCCTAACGACTATGTCATTCATTGCCTGGGTCCGGTTTACGGAAGAGACAAACCCGAATCCGGGCTGCTGTCGGACTGCTACAGAAATGCCCTGGGGCTGGCAGAGAAGAACCGTATTGAATCTGTTGCCTTTCCGGCCATTTCGGCAGGAGCTTTCGGCTATCCCCTTAATGATGCGGCTGAAGTGGCGCTTAACACTATTTTTGAGGTTTCTTCGGGCCTTAAGCATGTGAAAAAGATCAGGTTTGTACTGTTTGCTGAGAGTGACCTTGAGGCCTTCGGTAATGTTATTTCATCCCTGAATATATGA